In Chlorocebus sabaeus isolate Y175 chromosome 5, mChlSab1.0.hap1, whole genome shotgun sequence, one genomic interval encodes:
- the CMTR2 gene encoding cap-specific mRNA (nucleoside-2'-O-)-methyltransferase 2, with translation MSKCRKTPVQQLASPMSFSPDVLADIFELFAKNFSYGKPLNNEWQLPDPSEIFTCDHTEFNAFLDLKNSLNEVKNLLSDKKLDEWHEHTAFTNKAGKIISHVRKSVNAELCTQAWCKFHEILCSFPLIPQEAFQNGKLNSLHLCEAPGAFIASLNHYLKSHRFPCDWSWVANTLNPYHEANDDLMMIMDDRLIANTLHWWYFGPDNTGDIMTLKFLTGLQNFISSMATVHLVTADGSFDCQGNPGEQEALVSSLHYCEVVTALTTLGNGGSFVLKMFTMFEHCSINLMYLLNCCFDQVHVFKPATSKAGNSEVYVVCLHYKGKEAIHPLLSKMILNFGTEMKRKALFPHHVIPDSFLKRHEECCVFFHKYQLETISENIRLFECMGKAEQEKLNNLRDCAVQYFMQKFQLKHLSRNNWLVKKSGIGCSTNTKWFGQRNKYFKTYNERKMLEALSWKDKVAKGYFNSWAEEHGVYHPGQSSILEGAASNLECHLWHILEGKKLPKVKCSPFCNGEILKTLNEAIEKSLGGAFNLDSKFRPKQQYSCSCHVFSEELIFSELCSLTKCLQDEQVVEPSNQIKCLLVGFSTSHNIKMHIPLEVRLLESAELTTFSCSLLHDGDPTYQHLFLDCLLHSLRELHTGDVMILPVLSCFTRFMAGLIFVLHSCFRFITFFCPTSSDPLRTCAVLLCVGYQDLPNPVFQYLQSVNELLSTSLNSDSPQQVLQFVPMEVLLKGALLDFLWDLNAAIAKRHLHFIIQREREEIINSLQLQN, from the coding sequence ATGAGTAAGTGCAGAAAGACACCAGTTCAGCAGCTAGCAAGTCCCATGTCATTCAGCCCAGATGTTCTTGCTGACATTTTTGAACTCTTTGCCAAGAACTTTTCTTATGGCAAGCCACTTAATAATGAGTGGCAGTTACCAGATCCCAGTGAGATTTTCACCTGTGACCACACTGAATTTAATGCATTTCTTGATTTGAAGAACTCCCTAAATGAAGTAAAAAACCTACTGAGTGATAAGAAACTGGATGAGTGGCATGAGCACACTGCTTTCACTAATAAAGCAGGGAAAATCATTTCTCATGTTAGAAAATCTGTGAATGCTGAACTTTGTACTCAAGCATGGTGTAAGTTCCATGAGATTTTGTGCAGCTTTCCACTTATTCCACAGGAAGCTTTTCAGAATGGAAAACTGAATTCTCTACACCTTTGTGAAGCTCCAGGAGCTTTTATAGCTAGTCTCAACCACTACTTAAAATCCCATCGGTTTCCTTGTGATTGGAGTTGGGTAGCGAATACTCTGAATCCATACCATGAAGCAAATGATGACCTCATGATGATTATGGATGACCGGCTTATTGCAAATACCTTGCATTGGTGGTACTTTGGTCCAGATAACACTGGTGATATCATGACCCTGAAATTCTTGACTGGACTTCAGAATTTCATAAGCAGCATGGCTACTGTTCACTTGGTCACTGCAGATGGGAGTTTTGATTGCCAAGGAAACCCAGGTGAACAAGAAGCTTTAGTTTCTTCTTTGCATTACTGTGAAGTTGTCACTGCTCTGACCACTCTCGGAAATGGTGGCTCTTTTGTTTTGAAGATGTTTACTATGTTCGAACATTGTTCCATAAACTTGATGTACCTGCTGAACTGTTGCTTTGACCAAGTCCATGTTTTCAAACCTGCTACTAGCAAGGCAGGAAACTCCGAAGTCTATGTCGTTTGCCTCCACTATAAGGGGAAAGAGGCCATCCATCCTCTGTTATCTAAGATGATCTTGAATTTTGGGactgaaatgaaaaggaaagcccTCTTTCCCCATCATGTGATTCCTGATTCTTTTCTTAAGAGACATGAAGAATGTTGTGTGTTCTTTCATAAATATCAGCTAGAGACTATTTCTGAGAACATTCGTCTGTTTGAGTGCATGGGAAAAGCGGAACAAGAAAAGCTGAATAACTTAAGGGATTGTGCTGTGCAATATTTTATGCAAAAATTTCAGCTGAAACATCTTTCCAGAAATAATTGGCTAGTAAAAAAATCTGGTATTGGTTGTAGTACAAATACAAAATGGTTTGGGCAGaggaacaaatattttaaaacttataatgAAAGGAAGATGCTAGAAGCCCTTTCATGGAAAGATAAAGTAGCCAAAGGATACTTTAATAGTTGGGCTGAAGAACATGGTGTATATCATCCTGGGCAAAGTTCTATTTTAGAAGGAGCAGCTTCCAATCTTGAGTGTCACTTATGGCATATTTTGGAGGGAAAGAAACTGCCAAAGGTAAAGTGTTCTCCTTTTTGCAatggtgaaattttaaaaactcttaatgaAGCAATTGAAAAGTCATTAGGAGGAGCTTTTAATTTGGATTCCAAGTTTAGGCCAAAACAGCAGTATTCTTGTTCTTGTCATGTTTTTTCAGAAGAACTGATATTTTCCGAGTTGTGTAGCCTTACCAAGTGCCTTCAGGATGAGCAGGTTGTAGAACCCAGCAATCAAATAAAGTGCCTGCTGGTGGGCTTTTCGACTTCCCATAATATCAAAATGCATATACCATTGGAAGTTCGACTCCTAGAATCAGCTGAACTCACAACTTTTAGCTGTTCATTGCTTCATGATGGAGATCCAACTTACCAGCATTTATTTTTGGACTGCCTTCTACATTCATTGCGGGAGCTTCATACAGGAGATGTTATGATTTTGCCTGTACTTTCTTGTTTCACAAGATttatggctggtttgatctttgTACTCCACAGTTGTTTTAGATTCATCACCTTTTTTTGTCCCACATCCTCTGATCCCCTGAGGACCTGTGCAGTCCTGTTATGTGTTGGTTATCAGGACCTTCCAAATCCAGTTTTCCAATATTTGCAGAGTGTGAATGAATTGTTGAGCACTTCGCTCAACTCTGACTCACCCCAGCAGGTTTTACAGTTTGTGCCAATGGAGGTACTCCTTAAGGGGGCACTGCTTGATTTTTTGTGGGATTTGAATGCTGCCATTGCTAAAAGGCATTTGCATTTCATtattcaaagagagagagaagaaattatcaacagCCTTCAGTTACAAAACTGA